The Aspergillus luchuensis IFO 4308 DNA, chromosome 4, nearly complete sequence DNA window CGTCTCCGCTGCCAGTGGCGCTGTCGGCCAGCTGGTCGGCCAGCTCGCCAAGCACGAGGGTCTGAAGGTCATTGGATCCGTCGGATCGGACGAGAAGCTCGACTTCATCACCAAGGAGCTTGGCTTCGACGGTGGTTTCAACTACAAGACCGAGAAGCCTGCTGATGCGCTGGCCCGTCTGGCCCCCGAGGGTCTGGATATCTACTACGAgaatgttggtggtgagcaCCTTGAGGCTGCGCTGAACACGATGAACGATTTCGGTCGTATCGTCGTGTGCGGTATGATCTCGCAGTACAATGGCGGTGGTTACCCGATCAAGAACATCACCAATGTGTTGACCAAGCGTCTGGATATGCGTGGTTTCATTGTCGGTGATAAGGGTATGGGTGATAAGTATACTAAGGAGCACCAGGAGAAGGTGCAGAAGTGGATCAAGGAGGGCACTTTCAAGACCTTGATTCATGAGACTCAGGGCATTGAGAATGCGCCCGAGGGTTTGTTGGGTATTTTCCACGGAAAGAACCTGGGTAAGGCTGTTCTTAAGTTCTAGATGCAGCTATGCAGCTATGCAGCTATGATATAGATATggtatagatatttaatgATTATTGATTTAACAAACTATGAGAGCTTTTTGTAGTAAATGTAATTATCATTGATTCAGCAAACTGACACAACTATTTGTAGTAAAATACAATCTGGTATAAATAAAGTGCTGACACCACGTGGGATCCACTAGTCACTACTCCGATCCTAGATCCTTGCCAGACTATTCTCATCTTGGTAGCCTATACTGACACCTGATAATCATCTTTTCACCCTACATCATCATAACACAGAATTCATCCTACCCAACCCTTTCCTCCACACTACcccccttctctccatctccatcaccatccccaccttccctcccctccacagttcccaccctctccccctccccgtccacccccctcctcttcctctcgacCATCCACgccaccaacaacccccccAAATAAATCCCCCCAACCACGCCCGCCACAACCGCATACCCAACGACCGCCCCCACCGGCGCCATCCCCATACCCCGAGCAACATGAATCCCAATCCCCCATTaaccaccccccaccacAATAACCCCCCTACCAAGCCACCGATGACAAAGCCCCCACACCGTCCTACCCCCCGTCCTCACATACCCAAAATGCTGCAACCAGCCCATGGCGGGCTgaaacagcaccagcaccccgACGACAATAATGCCCAGGATCGGGTGCGCCGTGCGCAACTGCCCCGTCTCATAGGCAAGGTAGATCCCGCATCCGAAGCCCGCAAGGGTCATGAGCATAGTGAAGAACTGGAGAGGCATATGCAGTCTGAAtttggagatggggagggagataggCAGGGGCATGAGCAGGGCCGAGAGCGGGTAGAAGAGCACGAAGGAGAGGCCCATGAGGGTTGCGtgggtgatgaggatatggGTCATTTTGGTGAGGTTGGGGAgcggggaggaagttgtggatgggttggttgtGGATTGGGCGGGGATGGAGTCAGTGAGGGGGTTGTAGTTGGCGAAGGGGTTTGTGGTgttgctactactgctgctgctactatctggggatgtggtgttgttgggttgAGGGGGCATACCGGCCCGAGTGAGATCGACTTGGATACCGCCCATGTCGTCGTGGATGGAGATGTCGGCGTCCATGGAGGCGGAGTTGATGGGTACGCCGGCGCGGTAGGCCCAGATGAAGGGGAAGTTGGTGTCCTTGGGGTTCATGGTACCGGTGCCGTCTTGCCAGGTGAGACAGTTGTCGCAGCGGAAGTTGGCTGTCATGGTTGTTCTGGTGTTGTCGGAGGGGGAGCTGCTGTTGGTgagggcggcggtggtggagttgatggtggagatgccGGTGCCTGGGAGCATGGTGATTTGGGTGTTGCTTGTGTATTGGGGTTCGAAGTGGCCGAGGCCGGAGCGCGGGGAGAGTGTGATTTTGGTTGACGAGGAAGTGTATAGGAGGAACATGTTCGCGCCGGTCATTTGGGCGCCTTGGCCTAGGCCGACCCATTGGATGGAGGTTGGGGCCGTGATTTGGATGTAGATCGGGCCTGGGGTGGAGAGCGTCGTGGTGT harbors:
- a CDS encoding MDR family NADP-dependent oxidoreductase (COG:C;~EggNog:ENOG410PGVS;~InterPro:IPR041694,IPR013149,IPR036291,IPR011032, IPR020843;~PFAM:PF00107,PF13602,PF16884;~go_function: GO:0016491 - oxidoreductase activity [Evidence IEA];~go_process: GO:0055114 - oxidation-reduction process [Evidence IEA]); protein product: MSNQSLVFKQIPTGYFVPGQDVVLEQASYDASAPAPEGGIFVQSLYASFDPYMRGRMRPAHIKSYSPAFTLNAPIDSSIIGKVLRSNTPAYKEGDLIIGFLPIQQYISVAADQLSRVRALENPLGIEDIRVFIGALGMPGLTAYSSLYEIGKPKKGETIFVSAASGAVGQLVGQLAKHEGLKVIGSVGSDEKLDFITKELGFDGGFNYKTEKPADALARLAPEGLDIYYENVGGEHLEAALNTMNDFGRIVVCGMISQYNGGGYPIKNITNVLTKRLDMRGFIVGDKGMGDKYTKEHQEKVQKWIKEGTFKTLIHETQGIENAPEGLLGIFHGKNLGKAVLKF
- a CDS encoding cytochrome and DOMON domain-containing protein (COG:S;~EggNog:ENOG410PN1X;~InterPro:IPR038697,IPR006593,IPR005018,IPR015920;~PFAM:PF16010;~SECRETED:SignalP(1-16);~TransMembrane:3 (n3-11c16/17o257-279i300-319o331-350i)), which encodes MKWLNLLPIALGLAHASIISFSPPTNPDIIYSLTIPNTTTLSTPGPIYIQITAPTSIQWVGLGQGAQMTGANMFLLYTSSSTKITLSPRSGLGHFEPQYTSNTQITMLPGTGISTINSTTAALTNSSSPSDNTRTTMTANFRCDNCLTWQDGTGTMNPKDTNFPFIWAYRAGVPINSASMDADISIHDDMGGIQVDLTRAGMPPQPNNTTSPDSSSSSSSNTTNPFANYNPLTDSIPAQSTTNPSTTSSPLPNLTKMTHILITHATLMGLSFVLFYPLSALLMPLPISLPISKFRLHMPLQFFTMLMTLAGFGCGIYLAYETGQLRTAHPILGIIVVGVLVLFQPAMGWLQHFGYVRTGGRTVWGLCHRWLGRGVIVVGGG